One part of the Streptomyces sp. AM 2-1-1 genome encodes these proteins:
- a CDS encoding pyridoxal-phosphate dependent enzyme, whose protein sequence is MRPTPPASPDPASLLRPLLPSPLVETGDERFARHGVRLLLKRDDLIHPDLPGNKWRKLAPNLAAADGRPVLTFGGAYSNHLRATAAAGRLLGFATVGVVRGEELAHRPLNPSLARCAADGMRLHFVDRATYRAKDDPRVLGALLDRFGDARVIPEGGSNAAAAQGCTELGRELRGHTEVAAVACGTGGTLAGLAAGLDTGQRALGVAVLRGGFLAGTVRDLQREAFGGPKGQWSVEDRFPFGGYARTTPELHAFAEDFEDRHGLPVERIYVAKLLYALTELAREGAFAPGSRVTAVVTGRPEPGPDAGQEASDSR, encoded by the coding sequence GTGCGCCCGACACCCCCCGCCTCCCCGGACCCCGCCTCCCTCCTCCGCCCCCTCCTGCCGTCCCCGCTGGTGGAGACGGGCGACGAACGGTTCGCGCGGCACGGCGTCCGTCTGCTCCTCAAGCGGGACGACCTGATCCATCCGGACCTGCCGGGCAACAAGTGGCGCAAGCTCGCGCCCAACCTCGCCGCCGCGGACGGTCGCCCGGTGCTGACCTTCGGCGGGGCGTACTCGAACCACCTGCGGGCGACCGCCGCCGCCGGGCGGCTGCTGGGCTTCGCCACCGTCGGGGTCGTACGCGGCGAGGAGCTGGCGCACCGCCCGCTCAACCCCTCGCTCGCCCGGTGCGCGGCCGACGGGATGCGGCTGCACTTCGTGGACCGGGCGACCTACCGCGCGAAGGACGATCCGCGGGTGCTGGGGGCGCTGCTGGACCGCTTCGGGGACGCCCGGGTCATCCCGGAGGGCGGCAGCAACGCGGCGGCCGCACAGGGCTGCACGGAGCTCGGGCGGGAGTTGCGCGGGCACACCGAGGTGGCCGCGGTGGCCTGCGGGACCGGCGGGACCCTGGCGGGCCTCGCGGCCGGCCTGGACACCGGGCAGCGGGCGCTCGGCGTCGCGGTACTGCGCGGCGGTTTCCTGGCCGGCACCGTGCGGGACCTCCAGCGGGAGGCGTTCGGCGGGCCGAAGGGGCAGTGGTCGGTGGAGGACCGCTTCCCCTTCGGGGGTTACGCCCGGACGACACCGGAACTCCACGCGTTCGCCGAAGACTTCGAGGACCGGCACGGGCTGCCGGTCGAGCGGATCTACGTGGCGAAGCTGCTGTACGCGCTGACCGAGCTGGCCCGGGAGGGGGCGTTCGCCCCGGGCTCCCGGGTGACGGCGGTGGTCACCGGGCGCCCGGAGCCCGGGCCGGACGCCGGTCAGGAGGCGTCGGACTCCCGGTAG
- a CDS encoding Na+/H+ antiporter — MDALPLVALVAASAAVAGAARRTPVPAPLLLVAVGLLAAYLPGVPAYTLDAHIVLPLLLPPLLYTAAVDSSYLDLRANARPVALLSVGYVLFATLAVGWLAYLLVPDLPLPAALVLGAVVAPPDAVTAAAIARRVGLPARVTTILQGESLVNDATAITAYKVALAAAVGAGMSWGEGIFEFLLASVGGVLVGLLLMVPLHWLRTHLKEALLQNTLSLLIPFVAYAAAERVHASGVLAVVVVALYLGHRSWQVDFATRLQEAAVWKMVAFVLESAVFALIGLQLPFVLRGLGAYAVWDALRYAVAVFVAVVVVRFLWVYPSTYVPRWISSRIRAREPETDWTAPLIVGWAGMRGVVSLAIAFSIPTVMNDGEPFPARNLVLFLTFTTVIGTLVVQGLSLPLLVRVLKLPRPDPQTQTLAEAQAQSEASTAAEQRLDELLADEHNSLPAPLADRLRTVLERRRNAVWERLGAANPLTGESADDTYRRLSRDMIEAERAVFVRLRDDRRIDDEMLRTLLRRLDLEEAAAYRESDAS, encoded by the coding sequence ATGGACGCATTGCCCCTGGTCGCACTGGTCGCGGCCAGCGCGGCGGTCGCCGGCGCCGCGCGGCGGACACCCGTGCCCGCGCCGCTGCTGCTGGTCGCCGTAGGACTGCTGGCCGCCTACCTGCCGGGCGTACCGGCCTACACGCTCGACGCGCACATCGTGCTGCCGCTGCTGCTGCCGCCCCTGCTGTACACCGCCGCCGTGGACAGCTCCTACCTGGACCTGCGGGCCAACGCCCGGCCCGTCGCTCTGCTGTCGGTCGGCTACGTCCTGTTCGCGACGCTCGCCGTCGGCTGGCTCGCCTATCTCCTGGTACCGGACCTGCCGTTGCCCGCAGCGCTGGTGCTCGGCGCGGTCGTCGCCCCGCCCGACGCCGTGACCGCCGCCGCCATCGCCCGCCGGGTCGGCCTGCCCGCCCGGGTCACCACCATCCTCCAGGGGGAGTCCCTGGTGAACGACGCCACCGCGATCACCGCCTACAAGGTGGCCCTGGCCGCCGCCGTGGGCGCGGGGATGAGCTGGGGCGAGGGGATCTTCGAGTTCCTGCTCGCCTCGGTCGGCGGCGTCCTCGTCGGCCTCCTGCTGATGGTCCCGCTGCACTGGCTGCGCACCCACCTCAAGGAGGCGCTGCTCCAGAACACCCTGTCCCTGCTGATCCCGTTCGTCGCGTACGCGGCCGCCGAGCGGGTGCACGCCTCCGGCGTGCTCGCCGTGGTCGTCGTCGCCCTCTACCTCGGACACCGGTCCTGGCAGGTCGACTTCGCCACCCGCCTCCAGGAGGCCGCGGTCTGGAAGATGGTCGCCTTCGTGCTGGAGTCAGCCGTCTTCGCCCTCATCGGGCTCCAGTTGCCGTTCGTGCTGAGGGGACTGGGCGCCTACGCCGTGTGGGACGCGCTCCGCTACGCCGTCGCCGTGTTCGTCGCCGTCGTGGTCGTCCGCTTCCTGTGGGTCTACCCCTCCACCTACGTGCCGCGCTGGATCTCCTCCCGCATCCGCGCCCGCGAACCGGAGACCGACTGGACCGCCCCGCTGATCGTCGGGTGGGCCGGCATGCGCGGCGTCGTCTCGCTCGCCATCGCCTTCTCCATCCCGACGGTCATGAACGACGGCGAGCCCTTCCCCGCCCGCAACCTGGTGCTCTTCCTGACCTTCACCACCGTCATCGGCACCCTGGTCGTCCAGGGCCTCTCACTGCCGCTGCTGGTCCGGGTGCTGAAGCTGCCCCGCCCCGACCCGCAAACCCAGACGCTCGCCGAGGCGCAGGCCCAGAGCGAGGCGTCCACCGCCGCCGAACAGCGGCTGGACGAACTCCTCGCGGACGAGCACAACAGCCTTCCCGCCCCCCTCGCCGACCGGCTCCGCACGGTCCTGGAACGCCGCCGCAACGCCGTGTGGGAACGCCTCGGCGCCGCCAACCCGCTCACCGGCGAGTCCGCCGACGACACCTACCGCCGGCTCTCCCGCGACATGATCGAGGCCGAGCGCGCGGTCTTCGTGCGGCTCCGTGACGACCGCCGCATCGACGACGAGATGCTGCGCACCCTGCTGCGCCGCCTCGACCTCGAAGAGGCCGCGGCCTACCGGGAGTCCGACGCCTCCTGA
- a CDS encoding UBP-type zinc finger domain-containing protein gives MSECLHVSELPRPEPTPLSSTCLECRDAGAHPVQLRLCLTCGHVGCCDSSPLRHATGHARESGHPVMRSFEPGESWRWCYEDGSIV, from the coding sequence ATGAGTGAGTGCCTCCACGTATCCGAACTGCCCCGCCCCGAGCCGACCCCGCTCAGCTCCACCTGCCTGGAGTGCCGGGACGCCGGGGCACACCCCGTGCAGCTGCGCCTCTGCCTCACCTGCGGGCACGTCGGTTGCTGTGATTCGTCACCGCTGCGGCACGCTACGGGACACGCCCGGGAGAGCGGACACCCGGTGATGCGGAGCTTCGAGCCCGGCGAGAGCTGGCGCTGGTGCTACGAGGACGGTTCGATCGTCTGA
- a CDS encoding anti-sigma regulatory factor, translating into MSQIAGEPGNQDFVEVRLPAAGAYLSVLRTATAGLAARLDFTLDEIEDLRIAVDEACAILLQQAVPGSVLSCVFRLVDDSLEVTVSAPTTDGRAPERDTFAWTVLAALAGKVESTVADDRTVSISLHKQRGAGPGPA; encoded by the coding sequence GTGTCCCAGATCGCAGGTGAACCCGGGAACCAGGACTTCGTGGAGGTCCGGCTGCCCGCGGCGGGTGCCTACCTGTCGGTGTTGCGTACGGCCACGGCCGGCCTCGCGGCGCGCTTGGACTTCACTCTCGACGAGATCGAGGATCTCCGCATCGCGGTCGACGAGGCCTGCGCGATCCTGCTCCAGCAGGCCGTGCCGGGTTCCGTCCTCAGCTGCGTGTTCCGGCTCGTCGACGACTCCCTCGAAGTGACCGTGTCGGCCCCGACCACGGACGGGCGGGCGCCGGAGCGCGACACCTTCGCGTGGACGGTGCTCGCCGCGCTGGCGGGCAAGGTCGAGTCCACGGTCGCCGACGACCGGACGGTCAGCATCAGCCTCCACAAACAGCGCGGCGCGGGACCCGGGCCGGCGTGA
- a CDS encoding RNA polymerase sigma factor SigF: MRDDSVRPGAVHPTAVPEQQARPHPVDGAAGAGGPGGVTVAADQVERAGQMSEHGHHDPNDRSGARALFFVLRELPDGSPQKAELRNRLVRMHLPLVEHLARRFRNRGEPLDDLTQVATIGLIKSVDRFDPDRGVEFSTYATPTVVGEIKRHFRDKGWAVRVPRRLQELRLSLTTATAELSQQHGRSPTVHELAERLGISEEEVLEGLESANAYSTLSLDVPDTDDESPAVADTLGSEDEALEGVEYRESLKPLLEGLPPREKRILLLRFFGNMTQSQIAQEVGISQMHVSRLLARTLAQLRERLLVEE; the protein is encoded by the coding sequence GTGCGGGACGATTCGGTTCGACCAGGGGCGGTGCACCCGACCGCCGTCCCCGAGCAACAGGCCCGGCCGCACCCGGTGGACGGGGCGGCCGGGGCCGGCGGGCCCGGGGGTGTCACGGTCGCGGCAGATCAGGTGGAGCGGGCGGGCCAGATGAGCGAGCACGGGCACCACGATCCCAACGACCGCAGCGGCGCACGGGCGCTCTTCTTCGTGCTCCGGGAGCTGCCGGACGGATCTCCCCAGAAGGCGGAGCTGCGCAACCGGCTGGTCCGGATGCACCTGCCGCTCGTGGAGCACTTGGCCCGCAGGTTCCGCAACCGGGGCGAGCCGCTGGACGACCTCACCCAGGTCGCCACGATCGGCCTGATCAAGTCCGTGGACCGGTTCGATCCGGACCGGGGCGTGGAGTTCTCCACCTATGCGACGCCGACCGTCGTCGGTGAGATCAAGCGCCACTTCCGGGACAAGGGCTGGGCGGTGCGAGTCCCGCGCCGCCTTCAGGAGTTGCGGCTGTCGCTGACCACGGCGACCGCGGAGCTCTCCCAGCAGCACGGCCGTTCACCGACCGTGCACGAGCTGGCGGAGCGCCTCGGCATCTCCGAGGAGGAGGTGCTGGAAGGGCTGGAGTCGGCCAACGCCTACAGCACCCTCTCGCTCGACGTGCCGGACACGGACGACGAGTCGCCCGCCGTCGCGGACACACTGGGTTCGGAGGACGAGGCCCTGGAGGGGGTCGAGTACCGCGAGTCCCTGAAGCCGCTGCTGGAAGGCCTGCCGCCGAGGGAGAAGCGGATCCTCCTGCTCAGGTTCTTCGGCAACATGACCCAGTCGCAGATCGCGCAGGAGGTCGGCATCTCGCAGATGCACGTCTCCCGGCTGCTGGCCCGCACCCTGGCCCAGCTGCGCGAGCGGCTCCTCGTGGAGGAGTGA
- a CDS encoding diacylglycerol kinase family protein gives MRALLVVNPAATTTSARTRDVLIHALASEMKIEAVTTEYRGHARDLGRRAADSGGFDLVVALGGDGTVNEVVNGLLHDGPDDGLPSLAVVPGGSTNVFARALGLPNDPVESTGAILQALAAESSRTVGLGLAVGTPGSADEAVPERWFTFCAGLGFDAGVIGRVEQKREGGKRSTHALYVRQVLRQFVDEPHRRQGVITLEVPGQEPVHELALSIICNTAPWTYLGNRPMYASPKASFDTALDLLGLKRLSTAQVARYGTQLLTSSPEKGPHGKHVVSRHDLTDFTLHSKVPLPFQMDGDHLGLRTSVTFTGVRRALRVIV, from the coding sequence ATGCGCGCTCTCCTCGTGGTCAATCCCGCCGCCACCACCACCAGTGCGCGCACGCGCGACGTGCTGATCCACGCACTGGCGAGCGAGATGAAGATCGAGGCCGTGACCACGGAGTACCGGGGTCACGCCAGGGACCTGGGACGGCGTGCCGCGGACTCCGGCGGCTTCGACCTCGTGGTCGCCCTCGGCGGTGACGGCACCGTGAACGAGGTCGTCAACGGACTGCTGCACGACGGTCCCGACGACGGGCTGCCGAGCCTCGCCGTGGTCCCCGGCGGCTCGACGAACGTCTTCGCGCGGGCCCTCGGACTGCCCAACGATCCGGTGGAGTCGACCGGCGCGATCCTCCAGGCGCTGGCCGCGGAGAGCTCCCGCACGGTCGGGCTGGGACTGGCCGTCGGCACCCCGGGCTCCGCCGACGAGGCGGTGCCCGAACGCTGGTTCACCTTCTGCGCGGGCCTCGGCTTCGACGCCGGCGTGATCGGCCGGGTCGAACAGAAGCGCGAAGGCGGCAAGCGTTCGACCCACGCGCTGTACGTGCGCCAGGTGCTCCGGCAGTTCGTCGACGAGCCGCACCGCCGTCAGGGCGTGATCACGCTGGAGGTGCCCGGACAGGAGCCGGTGCACGAGCTGGCGCTGTCGATAATCTGCAACACCGCCCCCTGGACCTACCTGGGCAATCGCCCGATGTACGCCTCCCCCAAGGCCTCCTTCGACACCGCCCTGGACCTCCTCGGCCTGAAGCGGCTCTCCACCGCGCAGGTGGCCCGCTACGGCACTCAGCTGCTCACTTCCAGCCCCGAGAAGGGTCCACACGGCAAGCACGTCGTTTCACGACACGACCTCACGGACTTCACCTTGCATTCAAAGGTCCCGCTCCCCTTCCAGATGGACGGCGACCACCTGGGGCTGCGTACGAGCGTGACGTTCACAGGCGTACGCCGTGCACTGCGTGTGATTGTGTGA
- a CDS encoding WhiB family transcriptional regulator, producing the protein MDWRHNAVCREEDPELFFPIGNTGPALLQIEEAKAVCRRCPVMEQCLQWALESGQDSGVWGGLSEDERRAMKRRAARNRARNASA; encoded by the coding sequence ATGGACTGGCGTCACAACGCCGTTTGTCGTGAGGAAGACCCCGAGCTGTTCTTCCCCATCGGCAACACCGGTCCTGCGCTGCTGCAGATCGAGGAAGCCAAGGCCGTCTGCCGTCGCTGCCCCGTCATGGAGCAGTGCCTGCAGTGGGCGCTCGAGTCCGGCCAGGACTCCGGCGTCTGGGGTGGCCTCAGCGAGGACGAGCGCCGCGCCATGAAGCGCCGCGCCGCTCGCAACCGGGCGCGCAACGCCAGCGCCTGA
- a CDS encoding PAS domain-containing sensor histidine kinase, with protein sequence MNDLVRQHTALSDTDLEWLHLLVSEWQLLSDLSFADLVLWVPTQDGTRYVSVAQMRPNTGPTSYQDDMVGHLVPRGRRPLLDAALDQGRIVREGDPEWREEVPVRVESIPVRREGRILGVIARNTNLLTVRTPSRLELTYLQSAADLAQMIATGAFPFPGQQVDMDASPRVGDGLIRLDADGIVQYASPNGLSAYHRLGLASDIVGLHLGQATAELAPSRGPVDEALAKVASGYAPREFEVECTSGVIQFRAIPLKPKGVRIGSLVLLRDVTELRRRERELITKDATIREIHHRVKNNLQTVAALLRLQARRMDSVQGREALNEAVRRVGSIAIVHETLSQNLDERVEFDEIADRVISMVAEISPGKVTCRRTGRFGILDAEVATPLSMVLTEVLQNALEHAFGVGDSGTVEVSAVRGGSSQDGRLLITVRDDGRGLPEGFDPRTAGNLGLQIVRTLVEGELGGSFDMVPAPGRGTQVVLDLPVSADR encoded by the coding sequence ATGAACGACCTCGTCCGCCAGCACACAGCCCTGAGCGACACCGATCTCGAATGGCTCCACCTGCTGGTCTCGGAGTGGCAACTGCTCTCCGACCTCTCCTTCGCCGACCTCGTCCTCTGGGTTCCGACCCAGGACGGGACGCGGTACGTCTCCGTCGCGCAGATGCGTCCCAACACCGGCCCGACCTCCTACCAGGACGACATGGTCGGCCATCTGGTGCCGCGCGGCCGGCGCCCCCTGCTGGACGCCGCCCTGGACCAGGGCCGGATCGTGCGCGAGGGCGACCCGGAATGGCGCGAGGAGGTGCCGGTCCGGGTCGAGTCCATCCCCGTCCGCCGCGAAGGCCGGATCCTCGGCGTCATCGCTCGCAACACCAACCTGCTGACCGTGCGGACCCCGTCCCGCCTGGAGCTCACCTACCTCCAGTCCGCGGCCGACCTCGCGCAGATGATCGCCACCGGGGCGTTCCCCTTCCCCGGCCAGCAGGTCGACATGGACGCGTCGCCCCGGGTCGGCGACGGCCTCATCCGGCTCGACGCCGACGGGATCGTGCAGTACGCCAGCCCCAACGGTCTCTCCGCGTACCACCGTCTCGGCCTCGCCTCCGACATCGTCGGCCTCCACCTCGGCCAGGCCACCGCCGAACTCGCCCCCTCCAGGGGGCCGGTGGACGAGGCCCTGGCGAAGGTGGCGAGCGGTTACGCGCCCCGCGAGTTCGAGGTCGAGTGCACGAGCGGCGTCATCCAGTTCCGGGCGATCCCGCTCAAGCCCAAGGGGGTGCGCATCGGTTCGCTGGTGCTGCTCCGGGACGTCACGGAACTGCGTCGCCGGGAGCGCGAGCTGATAACCAAGGACGCCACCATCCGGGAGATCCACCACCGGGTCAAGAACAACCTCCAGACGGTGGCCGCCCTGCTGCGCCTCCAGGCCCGCCGGATGGACTCCGTACAGGGGCGCGAAGCGCTCAACGAGGCGGTGCGACGGGTGGGTTCGATCGCCATCGTGCATGAGACCCTGTCCCAGAATCTGGACGAGCGGGTCGAGTTCGACGAGATCGCCGACCGGGTCATCTCCATGGTCGCCGAGATCTCGCCCGGCAAGGTCACCTGCCGGCGCACCGGCCGCTTCGGCATCCTTGACGCGGAAGTGGCCACGCCCCTGTCGATGGTGCTCACCGAAGTCCTCCAGAACGCCCTGGAGCACGCGTTCGGCGTCGGCGACAGCGGCACGGTCGAGGTCTCCGCGGTGCGGGGCGGATCCTCCCAGGACGGCCGGCTGCTCATCACCGTGCGGGACGACGGCCGCGGCCTCCCCGAAGGGTTCGACCCCCGGACGGCGGGGAACCTCGGCCTGCAGATCGTACGGACGCTGGTCGAGGGCGAATTGGGCGGCAGCTTCGACATGGTGCCCGCGCCGGGACGCGGCACCCAAGTGGTGCTCGACCTCCCGGTCAGCGCCGATCGGTAG